TATCCCTTTGTCCCTTTGTCCTTTTGTCCATTGTCCGTTTGTCCATTTGTCCCCTTTGTCCATTGTCCTCTTGTCCCTTTGTCCATTGTCCCATTGTCCCCTTGTCCCTTCGCTCTTTTGTCCCCTTGTCCCGTTATCCCATTATCCCTTTGTCCCTTTGTCCTTTTGTCCGTTGTCCCTTTGTCCTCTTGTCCCTTTGTCCCATTGTAACTTTGTCCTCTTGTCCCCTTTGTCCCATTGTCACTTCATCCACTGTCCCTTTGTCCCCTTGTCCCATtatccctctgtccctctgtccctttgtCCTTTTGTCCCATTGTCACTTTATACCCCTGTCcactgtcccatgtccctgtgtccctctgtcccctctccctctgtTCCCTGTCCCATCGTCCCCCCGTCCCTTTGTCCCattgtccctctgtccctgtgtcccctgtctgtccctctctgccacgtctgtctgtccctgtgtcccctgtctgtccctctgtccctgtgtcccctgtctgtccctctctgccacGTCTGtctgtccccttgtcccctgtctgtccctctgtcccctgtctgtcccGCTGTCCCTCTCTAtcatgtctgtctgtccctgtgtctccgtgtcccctgtctgtccctctgtccctgtgtcccctgtctgtccctctctgccacgtctgtctgtccctgtgtcccctgtctgtccctctctgccacgtctgtctgtccctgtgtcccctgtctgtccctctgtccctctgtcccctgtctgtccctctctgccacgtctgtctgtccctgtgtcccctgtctgtccctctgtcccctgtcccctgtctgtccctctctgccacgtctgtctgtctgtctgtcccaggTGGGGAACGCGGTGCCCCCTCCCCTGGCCAAGGCCATCGGGCTGGAGATCAAGGCCTGCGCTGCGGCCAAGCTGCGCCAGGACACGGCCGGTGAGTGACCGCCCCACggtgtccccaagtgtccccaaggtgtccccagggtctccccaaggtgtccccacagtgtccccagggtgtcccctgggtgtccccttGGTGTTCCcgcagtgtccccagggtgtccccaaggtATCACCACAGTGTCCCCATgatgtccccacagtgtccccagggtgtcaccattgtgtccccagggtgtcaccGCAGCGTCTccacagtgtccctgcagtgtccccaaggtgtccccacagtgtccccaaggtgtccccagggtgtccccaaggtgtccccacagtgtccccaaggtgtcctCAAGGTGTccccaaagtgtccccagggtgtcaccgcagtgtccccaaggtgtccccacagtgtcactgcagtgtccccaaggtgtccccagggtgtccccacagtgtccccaaggtgtccccaaggtgtcacCGCAGTGTCCCCATGGTGTCCCCTGGttgtccccacagtgtccccagggtgtcaccgcagtgtccccaaggtgtcctcaaggtgtccccagggtgtccccagggtgtccccagggtgtcaccattgtgtccccaagtgtccccaagGTGAACCCAAGGTGTCACTGCAGTGTCCCAGTGGTGTCACCACAGTGtccccccgctgtcccctccctgtcaccTCCGTGTCCCCGCAGgtcccctcgctgtccccaaggtgtcactgtggtgtccctgcaggtccccaccctgtccccacaATGTCCCTTCCCTGTCACCCCCATTGTCCCCGCAGGTCCCTGGGGTGTCACTGTGGtgtcccctcgctgtccccacggtgtcccctccctgtcaccCCCATTGTCCCCACAGGTCCCCGcgctgtccctgggctgtcacTGTGGTGTCCCCTTGCTGTCCCCGGGGTGTCCCCAtagtgtcccctccctgtccccttgcTGTCCCCACAGGTCCCCTCCCTGTCACTGAGGTGTCCCCGCAGgtcccctcgctgtccccaaggtgtcactgtgctgtcccctccctgtccccggggtgtccccatggtgtcccctccctgtcaccCCCATTGTCCCCGCAGGTCCCTGTGAGGTGTCACTGTGGtgtcccctcgctgtccccgGGGTGTCCCCACGGTGTCCCCTTGCTGCCCCTCCCTGTCACCCCCATTGTCCCGCAGGTCCCCTCGCTGTCCCTGCGCTGTCCCCATGGtgtcccctcgctgtccccatggtgtcccctccctgtcaccCCCATTGTCCCACAGGTCCCCGGGGTGTCCCCACAATGTCCCCTCgctgtccctccctgtcacCCCCATTGTCCCCACAGGTCCCCTCCCTGTCACTgtggtgtccccaaggtgtccccggggtgtccccacaatgtcccctccctgtccctccctgtcacACCCCCGTGTCCCCGCAGGTCCCTGGGGTGTCACTgtggtgtcccctccctgtccccacaatgtcccctccctgtcccctccctgtcaccCCATTGTCCCCACAGGTCCCCGCGCTGTCCTGCGCTTCCCTGGGGTGTCACTGTGGtgtcccctcgctgtcccccaatgtcccctcgctgtccctccctgtcacCCCCATGGTCCCCCCCGCAGGacccctccctgtcccagggtgtccccaggtgtcccgGGGTGTCCCCTCGGCTGTCCCTCCTGTCGACCCCCATTGTCCCCACAGGTCCCCGCGCTGTCCCGGAGCCGTCGGGCGCCGCCTGAGCCGGAGCGgagccggggggggggggtggaggctttgcctttttttgccttttttgcctttttttcccattttcccctttttattcccctttttttttctttttattccctttttttttctttttattctcttttttttctttttatttctctttttttcttttatccccCTGTTTTTTTcgtttattttcctattttttttcttttttctccccctttcccttcttttatttccctttttttccttcatttatttccctttttttccttcttttatttccctttttccttcttttatttcccttttttcctttctttttcccccatttttcttttttctccttatttcttcttttttttcccttttccttattttatttcctcttttttccccttttatttcccccttttttcctcttttatttcccccatttttcccttttatttccccttttccctcttttatttcccccctttctttttccccttttttcttttttttttggtttttattccccttttttcccccttccttcttttatttcctttttccttttcccctttctttctgcttttccctctttatttttctgtttttctcttttccccctccttttttattccccctttttcctcttttttctttattttcccttttttaaccCTTTATTTCCcccttcatttttcatttttttccctccttcccctttttttccctttctctgaatttttcctctcttttctccatcttttcaAAACCTTTTGGATTTCCCCACTTTgccttttgtttattttataattttatttttttttaattctccgcgctctctgtgctgctccaacCTCCCCTCAAGGCCCTCAGGGCCCGGCCCTTCCCCCCCCCGTTTTTATCGCATTGGACCCAACCCCCCGCGGCCGCTTTGTACAAGGTGGAACTCGATACTTTATGTAGTTTTTATATGTTGTaatatttcttcaaataaatcGCGCCTATAAGTTATAAACAATTAGAAAAGTTTCTCTCCGCCGCGCTACGAGTAGGCCGCAAACGCCATGGCGGCGTTGCTTAGCAACCGCTTCCCGCCATGCCCCGCGCGCGGCGCTTCCCGCCTTCCTCTGCCGGAAGTGACGTCCGCTTACCGGAAGTGGCGGGCGGCCTTTCCGGTGTGGCGGCGTGAGGGCGGCGGAGGCGATGCCGACCGGGGACTACGAGTGAGGGGGGGAGCGGGAACCGGAGACGGGAACCGGGGGCGGGAAAGGGAACCGGGATCGGGGCGGGAACAGCGATCGGGGCcgggatggggtttggaggtGGAtggggagcggcggcggcatCGGGCCTGTGGCTGTGTGAGGGGACCGGGAGCGGCAtcgggaccgggaccggggaTGGGATCCGGGATTGGGATCAGGAACCGGGATCGGGAATGGGGACCCGGGAGCGGGGTCACGGCGGGCTCGGGGCCTGGCGGGGCCCGCTCGGGAGGTCCCGGTTGTGAGGCCTGGTCGGTCCCGGTTGTGAGGCCTGGTCGGTCCCGGTTGGGGTCCCGGAGGTCCCGGTCGGGGTCCCGGAGGTCCCGGCTGGGGTCCCCGAGGTCCCGGTCGGGGTCCCGGAGGTCCTGGGGGGTTTCGGGCGGGGCCGTGGCCGTGAGGGGaagggggcggggggggggggggacagagggacaggaggggacagagggacgggaggggacagagggacggGAGGGACCCTGAGGGTGGCACCgggaagggacaggaggggacagggaagtGACAGGGTCACCTGAGGGTGGCACCAAGAAGGGACAGAGGCACCTGAGGGTGGCACCGGGACAGGAGGGACCCTGAGGGTGGCACCGGGGGCGgacaggaggggatggggacacctgAGGGTGGCAccaggtggcacagggacacctgagggtggcacagggacacctgaGGCCGTtgtgtccccacagctccaagcccagctgggctgaccaggtggaggaggaaggaggagaggatggTGAgtgacacctgggacacctggtGGGGTGGCACCTGTGGGACCTGtcacacctgggacacctggagggGTGGCACCTGTGGGACCTGTCACACCTGGTGGGGTGGCACCTGTGGGACCTGtcacacctgggacacctgggacacctggagtGGCACCGTGTGGGACCTGtcacacctgggacacctggtGGGGTGGCACCTGTGGgacctgggacacctggagggGTGGCACCTGTGGGACCTGGGACACCTGGTGGGATGGCAACCTGTGGGACCTGtcacacctgggacacctggaggggtggcacctgggacacctggagggGTGGCACCTGTGGgacctgggacacctgggacacctggtGGGGTGGCACCTGTCACACTGTGGTACCTGTCAGGTGTGATACCTGGGGCACCTGTCACACCTGGAACACTTGTCAGGGGTGGCACCTGTCCACATGTGGTACCTGTCAGGTGTCATACCTGGGACACCTGTCACACCTGGAACACTTGTCAGGGGTGgcacctgtcccacctgtggcacctgtcccacctgtcaTTGGTGgcacctgtcccacctgtggcacctgtcccacctgtcaTTGGTGGCACCTGTCACACCTGTGgcacctgtcccacctgtccttGGTGGCACCTctgtggccttggggacagagagctgctccaggggctgggcaaGCCTGGGGTGACTTGCCCAGGTGAGGCTGTACCtgagcccaggtgagcccaggtgagGGTCCCTGTGCCCGGGTGAGCCCAGGTGAGGGTCCCTGAGCCCAGGTGGGGGttcctgtgcccaggtgagggtccctgtgcccaggtgagcccaggtgagggtccctgagcccaggtgagcccaggtgagggtccctgagcccaggtgagcccaggtgagggtccctgagcccaggtgagggtccctgagcccaggtgagcccaggtgagggtccctgtgcccaggtgagcccaggtgagggtccctgagcccaggtgagggtccctgtgcccaggtgagggtctctgagcccaggtgagcccaggtgagggtccctgtgcccaggtgagggtccctgagcccaggggggtccctgtgcccaggggagggtccctgtgcccaggtgagcccaggtgagggtccctgagcccaggtgagcccaggtgagGCTGTACCTGAGCCCAGGTgaccccaggtgtccccagacAAGGTGATCACCAGCGAGCTGCTGAAGGACCTGCCCCTGCCCGGGGTCCTGGGAGGCCCCTCCAGCGCTGAGGCCGAGCTGCTCAAGGGAGGTGAGAcggcacacctggggacacacctggggacagctgggacacacctggggacacagctggggacagctgggacacagctggggacacacctggggacacacctgagacacacctggggacagctgggacccacctggggcagctgggacacagctggggacagctggaaCACACCTGAGGGAcgagggacacagctgggggacgagggacacagctgggacacacctggggacagctggggacagctgggacacacctggggacacagctggggacagctggggacagctgggacacacctggggacacagctggggacagctgggacacagctgggacacagctgggacacacctggggacacagctggggacacctggggacacacctggggacagctgggggaggagggacacacctgggggaggaggggcacacctgggagcacttggggacagctggggatgCTTGGGGACACATCTGGAGGggagggacacacctggggacagctgggacacacctgggggtacctggggacacctgggacacagctggaggggagggacacagctggggacacacctgtgcccacctgtccccaggtcccctcccctcccccaaGGAGGTCGTCAATGGCAACATCAAAACCATCACCGAGTACCGCGAGGAGGAGGACGGGCGCAAGGTCaaggtgggcacagctgggcacagctgggcacggGGGCACCTTGGAGCCCTGCAGGTGGCACCTGAGCCCCGAATTTGGCACCTCTGAACCCCAAATTTGGCACCTGAACCCCAAATTCGGCACCTCTGAACCCCAAATTCGGCACCTGAGCCCTAAGTTTGGCACCTCTGGACCCCAAATTTGGCACCTGAACCCCAAATTTGGCACCTGAACCCCAAATTTGGCACCTGAGCCCCAGATTTGGCACCTTTGGACCCCAAATTCGGCACCTGAGCCCTAAAATTTGGCACATGAACCCCAAATTTGGCACCTCTGGACCCCAAATTCGGCACCTGAGCCCCGAATTTGGCACCTCTGGACCCCAAATTCGGCACCTGAACCCCAGATTTGGCACCTGAACCCCAAATTTGGCACCTCTGGACCCCAAATTCGGCACCTGAGCCCTAAAATTTGGCACATGGACCCCAAATTTGCCACCTCTGGACCCCAAATTTGCCACCTGAACCCCAAATTTGGCACCTGAACCCCAAATTTGGCACCTCTGAACCCCGAATTTGGCCCCTCTGAACCCCAAATTTGGCACCTCTGGACCCCGAATTTGGCACCTGAGCCCCAAATTTGGCCCCTCTGGACCCCAAATTTGGCACCTGAGCCCCAAATTTGGCCCCTCTGGACCCCAAATTTGGCTTTTTAGCAATTCTGGTGCTCCAGGAATTcccaaatttggggtttttggtgcTCAGGTGTTCCAGGAATTcccaaatttggggtttttggggctCAGGTGTtccaggaattcccagatttggggtttttgggctCAGGTGTtccaggaattcccagatttggggtttttggggctCAGGTGTtccaggaattcccagatttggggtttttggggttcaGGTGCTCCAGGAATTCccaaatttgggggttttggggctcaggaattcccaaatttgggggtttttggggctcaggaattcccaaatttgggttttttgggggaattttggggttcccagccccattcccacaTTTTTCCCGTCCCAGATCATCCGGACGTTCCGGATCGAGACCCGCAAAGCCTCCAAGGCCGTGGCCCGGCGCAAGGTGGGGGAAAATGGGGTGAAAagtgggaaaaatgggaaaaaatgggattgggaatggggaaaaatgggattggggatggggaaaatgggaaaaatgggataaaaatgggattggggatggggaaaatgagataaaaatgggattggggatggggaaaatgggattggggatggggaaaaatggggaaaaatgggattggggaaatgggaaaatgggataaaaatgggattgggggtgggaaaaatgggaaaaaatgggatgggggatggggaaaatgggaaaaaatgggattgggaaaactggaattaaaatggggaaaatgggattgACCTGGGAATAGGATtgggaataggaaaaaaatggaatttacatgggaaaaatgggatttacctgggaatgggattggaaaaaatgggatttacctgggaatgggattgggatttccCTGGGGATGAAGAAATTGGTTTTACCTGGGATTGGGAAAACTGGGATTCACCTGGGGATGGGAAATGGGATTTGGGCGTTGCTATGGGAACGGGGCTGGAATCCAGAATTTCCCGGGATTTTCAGgctccttttcccatttttttcccccccagaaCTGGAAGAAATTTGGGAATTCCGAGTTCGACGCCCCCGGGCCCAACGTGGCCACGACGACCGTGAGCGACGACGTCTTCATGACCTTCATCACCAGCAAGGAGGTAggcacaggtgggcacaggtgtgctcaggtgtgccccaggtgtgctcaggtgtgcccaAGGTGTGGCCTCAGATGTGCCCAAGTgagccccaggtgtgcccaagGTGtggccccaggtgtgcccaagtgtgccccaggtgtgccccaggtgtgctcaggagTGTCTCAGGTGTGCCCAAGTGagccccaggtgtgctcaggagTGCCCAAGGTGTGCCCAAGTGAGCCCCAGGTGTGCACAGGTGagccccaggtgtgctcaggtgtgcccaAGTGagccccaggtgtgctcaggagTGGCTCAGGTGTGCCCAATGTGTGGCCCCAGGagtgtcccaggtgtgcccccagGAGTATTCCAGGTGTGCCCAAGtgagccccagctgtgcccaggtgtccccagctgtgctcaggtgtgcccaggtgtgcccaggtgtgctcaggtgtgcccaggtgtgctcaggtgtgtcCCCCTGCAGAACCTGAActgccaggaggaggagaaccCCCTGAACATCTCTAGGTGTGCCCCGTGCCCACGTGTGTCCCCAGGGGGTTATCAGGGAGGTCCAGGgttgtccccaggtgtgcccagctgtccccaggtgtgctcaggagtgtgcccaggtgtccccaggtgtgctcaggtgtgtcCCCCACAGGACCTGAactgccaggaggaggaggacccCATGAACAAGCTCAAGGGCCAGAAGATCGTCTCGTGCCGCATCTGCAAGGGCGACCACTGGACCACACGCTGCCCCTACAAGGACACGCTGGGGCCCATGCAGAAGGAGCTGGCCGAGCAGCTGGGGCTCTCCACGGGCGAGAAGGAGAAGCTGCCCGGAGGtgggaccccaaatcccacttttttttgggggaattttgggaatttttgggaattttccCCTGTTTTCGTACGGTTACGTAGCCCCAAAGTCAACCATGGTGGCCCCATTGTGGTGGCCCCGTGCAGAAGGAACTGCTGGGGCTCTCCACGGTGGAGAAGGAGAAACTTCATGGAGGtgggatcccaaatcccaaatcccgggttttttttggggaattttgggaatttttccccatttttttacGGATACGTAGCCCCAAAGTCACCTGTGGTGGCCCCgtgcagaaggagctgctggggcttgAAGGAGAAACTTCTGGAGGTGCGACCCCAAACCcacatcccaaaccccaaatcccaaatcccgctttcttttgggaattttgggaattttcccccatttcttcATGGTTATGTGGCCCCAAAGTCATCGTGGTGGCCCCAAGGTCACCATGGTGGCCCCgtgcagaaggagctgctggggctctccACGGGCGAGAAGGAGAAGCTGCCCGGAGGtgggatcccaaatcccaaaccccaaatcccaaatcccatttttttttggggggaattttgggaattttccCCCGTTTTTTTACGGTTACGTAGCCCCAAGGTCACCTGTGGTGGCCCCATTGTGGTGGCCCcgtgcagaaggagcagctggggctgttcctcacctgtcccacctgtccttcacctgtcccacctgtaCCTCACCTGTCCCCCATCTCACCCTTCCCCACCTGTCCCTTTActtgtccccacctgtcccattacctgtctcacctgtcccaACCTGTCCCATtacctgtcccacctgtccccagctgtcccacctgtccctttacctgtcccacctgtcccacctgtccctttacctgtcccacctgtccctttacctgtctcacctgtcccacctgtccctttacctgtccccacctgtccctacctgtccccacctgtcccttTACCTGTCCCACCTGTCTCACCTGCAGAGCCGGAGCCGGTGGCCGCTCAGGTGAGCAAGACGGGCAAGTACGTCCCGCCCAGCCTGAGGGACGGCGCCAGCCGGCGCGGGGAGTCCATGCAGCCCAACCGCCGAGGTGAGCGCACCTGGgcgcacctgggcacacctggggagggTAATaacacacctgggggcacctggggagggtgacagcacacctgggcacacctggggagggTGACAGCGCACCTGGGACACACCCTGGGCGGCttttggggacacctgggacacacctggggggctctggggataCCCGAGACACACCTGGGGAtacctgggacacacctggggatacctgggacacacctgggggtctttggggacacctgggacacatCTGGGGGcctttggggacacctgggacacacctggggcggctctggggacacctggggccACCTGAGTCCCCCTGGGGCGTGGCTGAGCCCACCTGCGCCGGCCCCGCCCTCACCTGCGCCACGCCCACCAGCCGACGACAACGCCACCATCCGCGTCACCAACCTGTCGGAGGACACGCGCGAGACCGACCTGCAGGAGCTCTTCCGCCCCTTCG
This portion of the Serinus canaria isolate serCan28SL12 chromosome 25, serCan2020, whole genome shotgun sequence genome encodes:
- the EIF3G gene encoding eukaryotic translation initiation factor 3 subunit G gives rise to the protein MPTGDYDSKPSWADQVEEEGGEDDKVITSELLKDLPLPGVLGGPSSAEAELLKGGPLPSPKEVVNGNIKTITEYREEEDGRKVKIIRTFRIETRKASKAVARRKNWKKFGNSEFDAPGPNVATTTVSDDVFMTFITSKEDLNCQEEEDPMNKLKGQKIVSCRICKGDHWTTRCPYKDTLGPMQKELAEQLGLSTGEKEKLPGEPEPVAAQVSKTGKYVPPSLRDGASRRGESMQPNRRADDNATIRVTNLSEDTRETDLQELFRPFGSISRIYLAKDKTTGQSKGFAFISFHRREDAARAIAGVSGFGYDHLILNVEWAKPSTN